TGGCCCCGACAACATTGGGGCCGCCGACGACGTCGATGATGGCGGACGGACTGGGCATGAATCACCTCCTTGGCGATATGCCCATTATACAGGTGCGTTTCGCCGGGCCGCAAGCGGGTTCTTCCTGCCCCTCGAACAAATAACCCCGCCCGAGGCCTTTCGGCGTGTCGGACGGGGAGCAAGTGAGCAGCCGTATACCAGCGATGTGGATCCGGTACTGGCCGTACACGAGATGCAGGATCTCCAGCCCGTCCAGCCCATCCTCGGGCGCCCGGGGACAACGTTTCGGCATCGACGCCAGGGTTTTCAGGCGCCTGCGCAGGCCCTCCACGAATTTGTGGGCGGCGGCAAGGTTGTCGAGGGCGATGTATCGGAACAGATCGTCCAGGTCTTCTTCCGCACCGGGAGTGACGACAACCCTGTAGTTCATCCAGCGCGACGCCTGCCGGTGGATTGCGCCTTGGGCCGCCCGAGGTGCCGGGCTTCAAGATCGCCAAGGACATCCTCGGCGTCGCGGAACCGGCCGGCACGATAATCGGCGATACTGCGACCGAGCCTTGCCGCTTGTTCCGCCTTCTCGGCACGATCGAGAAGCCTCTGATAGGACCGGGCATCCTGGACGACCAGTTCGGCCTGGCCGTTGACGGTGAGAACCTCGGGACGGCCCGTCTTCTTGAGGCGTTCGATATGTTCGCGGGTATTGCGCTGGAACTCGGTCAGCGAGTGGATGTCGTCGAGTCGGACCATGGCCACCTGCCTCCATGCTAATTCGCTGCTGATTTCATGATACCCCCAACCCTCCCGCCACGCAACGGAATGGCTTAACCTCGCGAGGAACCATGAGCGACAGGACTCTCGCCATCCGCCTGGCCGTCAAGGACGGCGAGGTGGTGCGCCGCCCCCTGATGCAGCTGGGCGAGGACGGCTCCAAGGCCCTGTCCAGGATCGAGCAGGCATCCAAGCCCGCCTCCAAGGGCCTGCTGGCCATCAACGAGGTCACCTCGGCCGCCAGGGTGCATCTGGAGGGCTTCGCCGACCACCTGGGGGGCGTGGGCTTCGCCATGCTGCGCCTCGGTCCCGCCGGCCTGGCGGCCGGGGCGGCGCTGGGCGGGCTGGCGGCGGCCTTGGGGCTGGGTCTCCGCGAGATGGAGACGGCGCAGCAGTCCCTGTTGCGCCTGGAGGCCGTCCTCAGCCGAAACGCCTTCCTCGCCGCATTCCGCGCCGAACTCGCACGTTTCCTGCGCCACGGCCTGAGGCCTGATCGTTGGCGGGGGCTCGAAGACGAAGACGACAAGGGAGCTCCATATGTCGAGCGTCTTCTCGCCCACCCGCTTCTGACGACAGATCCATGATGGACGCCACCATTCGACACGGCTGAGCCCTCTGCCACCCGTTCGCGAGCGGCGTTCTATTTGACAGAATACCAGGTGCCCCGCCCGGCTCCGTGGCGCTTCAGGTGTCCGTTCTCGGCGAGGGCGCGGACATGGTCTTTCACCGTGTTGCGGCTGGCCCCGGTTGCCTTCGCGGCATCGCCAACCGTGACCCGCGATCCCGCCCCGCCGGTCCCCGGCGCGGTCAGCGTCGACGCCGAGGTGGGCGTGCCCACGGATGCGCGGGCCATGGGCTTCTGGCTCAAGGCCCTGCTGGGCGAACTGAACGATCTGGCCGACGCCATGGAGGCCAGCACCATGGCCACCGCCGAGGGGGTGATGGATGCCTCTTCGGTCCTGGCGACCTTCCGCTCGGTGTCGGGTGACACCTTCATCCGGGCCATCAAGGCGGCCCAGGACCTGCCGGCGGTCTTGAGGCGTGACGATCCCCGCCATCGCCTCAATCGGGCCGGCGTTCCGTCATCCTCCGGCGTCACGGTGGTGGTCCAGCCCACCGTCACCAATACGGTCCCCAACACCCAGACCCGCACCGAAACCCGGCGCGGCCCCTCGGGTGAGGTGATGATCGCCGTGTTCG
The sequence above is a segment of the Magnetospirillum sp. WYHS-4 genome. Coding sequences within it:
- a CDS encoding type II toxin-antitoxin system Phd/YefM family antitoxin, giving the protein MVRLDDIHSLTEFQRNTREHIERLKKTGRPEVLTVNGQAELVVQDARSYQRLLDRAEKAEQAARLGRSIADYRAGRFRDAEDVLGDLEARHLGRPKAQSTGRRRAG
- a CDS encoding type II toxin-antitoxin system RelE/ParE family toxin is translated as MNYRVVVTPGAEEDLDDLFRYIALDNLAAAHKFVEGLRRRLKTLASMPKRCPRAPEDGLDGLEILHLVYGQYRIHIAGIRLLTCSPSDTPKGLGRGYLFEGQEEPACGPAKRTCIMGISPRR